TAATAGTTATGGGTACTGTACAAATTGAAATAAAGCATGAATCAAAAGACAAAAGAAGAGATAATACGTGTACATTTGTCATTTATGATGTTTCTGCCCATTAATGTCATTGCCTATGTGTGGTCAACTGACACGTTTTGTGTGAATATGACCTCAAATATGACAACTGACCTgtcatataattattattgttttgccGTTTCAGGCCTTAATGAAAACTTAATGGGTCTTGAAATGGGATTGAGATCAAGGACTAGCGTAGcgtaaaagattttattaattattagtatcttatcaatgtATTTAagaacagaaattaaaaaaaaaacaacttattatTCTGTACACAAGCATACATTGTCACTCTCTGAATAGTTATAGGATGTACGTTTTTCGCTCTACGAAGAGTAATAAAATGCACGTTTATCTTTACGAGGAGTTAAAAAATCAAAGTTTGCACTCAACTAAgtattataaaatgtaaatattcaagtccggaaatttataaaaagattatattttgactttacgAAGAGttaaaaaatacaagttttatttttaaagaagattTATTAAATGTACATTATTGCTCTGTAAAGAGTTATAAGTGATAATCTGAAATGACAAACGTAGTATCATAACGCAAACGAGAGTTAGACGACTTATAGAATTGCCTTaagataatgataatatataGAATTTGTTCATGTGTACCTGCAGCAAGACTGAATTacctaaattattattattattattattattattattatattggaATATGAAGGAACACGTACATTTGTATAAGTCGTCCATATGTTATGAGAAACAATAACACATAGATTTTATGCGACTTATATTcctttattatacatgtatgttatcgTAAACAGGGAGATTTCGAAATGGATTGTTTCCTAAATTTCCTAATTGTGGTTTCTTTTCAGTTGCAGTGTCTGTGTTGTTCCTTTTCCTACATGGGACGCCatacaaaagagggttttactgTGGTGATGTAACCTTAAGTTTTCCGTTTAAACAAGACACACTTTCTACACCCTTGCTCTTAATGTCGGGAGTTATCGTTTCTGTAGTGGTGGTTTGTATTGCAAAATTTTATTGTTAACGTTTTGTGCTTTAGTAGCTGTCTTATTATCGAAAATGTCATGTTATGATAACTTTAATCTTAAGAGATGGTGATATGATATTGTATAATTTTATTCATGTGTTGAAGTATTAAAGATAAATACTGATTTAAATGTGCagatatattttctatttcatttgtcTGTGCTTGAAGGTTGTGATAACAGAGGTTTTAAACCATATTGACACAAAATGCCGACAACAATGTGTATCAGCTGCGAGTGTTGTGTATTGTGTTAAGAGCTATGCTATTTTCCTGGCTGGATTCATTTTACAACAGTTGGTGGTAGAGGTCGTCAAGAACAGGACTGGTGTATTAAGACCCAATTTTTTTGATGTGTGCAAACCACAGTTCAACACGTCATTATGTCCAAGGTAAGACGTAACTTTCATGAAGTATACTTTGCTCTTaggaaaaaatgaatatgttaaTTATCTTATTATTTGTGTAACAGTAAATACAATaacaattgaatgaagttttgaaTTTAATTGTTTCAACAGTGAATAGAACggttttcaataaaatacattcTGGTTTtcaatttataatcatttttgcatTGAAGTTGCATGACGTTTGTTAAACAAGGTATTGGTAAACCTGATAGCACTGATAAACCTTGTCAGTGCCCATAATAAGCAATATCGAATAGAATTTTGTTTTCTAACCAAGCTAAAAACTTTTTTCAGTTATATTACGAGATATACATGTACAGGCGATGATCAAAAGGAGATACGGAATAGCCGATTATCCTTCCCGTCCGGTCACTCCTCCTTATCCATGTATATTGCAGTTTTCTTCTGCGTGAGTGTTTTTGAAACGAGCTTATTCTAAATTTTCCATTTATTAATAAGTATCAAATATAACATCCTTTAAGATAACAAATACCACTACTATAAAATGTTATGAGCTATATTCGTAACATATTGtcccgtccgtccatccgtccgtccacacgaGCAAACGAGTAACTATCCATGTAATGCATAATGTAAAAAAGATTGTGCGTAGGATCCGTGAAAAATGAACGCTCTAGACAGCAAATTTTGACGTTAAAATGTCTTCAATCTGAaaagattttagaaaaaaaaactttaaaaaatacgaTGTGAATTTTTATTAGCCATTATTGTAGTATGGATATGAATCATCATTAGGGAAACTGTATTAGAATTTATGTGGGTTTTTGTAAGGAATACAATTGTAGAAATGGTTTTGCAGTAAGTATTGAacgagaaaatataacaattaatgatatacttattatataatatattattttcagatgTACATCGAAAATCGTTTACAGATCAGTTTTTCCCGCATATTAAAGCTGTTTCTACAAGCAAGCCTTATTCTTATGGCTATTCTGTGCGGTGTTGATCGCATCATAGACAATAAACACCATCCATCCGATGTTGCTGCAGGATTTCTGTTGGGAGTTATTGTTGCGGTGGTTATGGTGAAATAttatattcttattattttaaaaacagttacCAAGCTAGTCAGTAGAagtcattttacataaaataacttAATGCAGAGCAGTAAAATTTCAAAGCTTCTAGTTATACGATTAACATGTGTGTCAACATTCCTTGAATTTCCATTTGCTATGATATTTTTACGTCTAGTAAAAATTTCAAAAGCTAAGGGTCTGTAAATGGTCGAATTACCATTGTATAATTCTTGTCTTAAAGTTACCATGTAAAAGCGTATGGAAACATGACCAATTTATAAAAAGAGAATAACAAATAATGCAGCATAAGTCATTTGTAACGTTATTTGTTTTGCATAACAACATATTAACTTTTTCATTTCAGTATCATCAGGTATGTTGGAAATATTACAAAACAACAGAAGAAATGCAATTACATTGCAATGAAAACAGATCGTGTGGCTGTTGTGGCTTCTTGCAATCTCCGAACATAGAAGTTCAGACATCGACAAATgatgacgtagatggtttaacaAACTCAAACAACACTACAGTATCAACAAAACAACTTATAGCTTCCCCTTTCAATATTCGACGCCATTTCTCGACACCAGTAACACCAACTAGATGGGAGGATGTAGTATAAAAGTCACAGTTATGACATAAAATGACTTTCTATAGATCATTTGTACGTGCCACAGTGGTGACcaatgattttgttaaaaggTGCTCTCGCAGTGGTGACTACAGGACACTGATGTCTGTTACATATTAAAATTACCTCAGCATGTCATTTTggtttttcaaagtgaaattcTTTATGTGACTGTTCATTAAAAGTCAAAATTGTTACATTCCTCTTTCATATCAGTGCTTGTATGCGAATAATCGTAAAACCATTTATTTTCATAACCAATAAGTGATTTACATGCTGAAAGTTATAGAAATAGTTTGTATCATCAGTAAATGGTTGCATATACTTCAGCAAATGGTTGCATATACTTAACATACTGgaagttttaaaactattttataacacattttgaaaatagatattatTACAGCACATCCGGAGAATCTTATTTTC
The sequence above is a segment of the Mercenaria mercenaria strain notata chromosome 3, MADL_Memer_1, whole genome shotgun sequence genome. Coding sequences within it:
- the LOC123523646 gene encoding phospholipid phosphatase 1-like, which gives rise to MPKCAGQLRRHAAVQIILDILIWLAVAVSVLFLFLHGTPYKRGFYCGDVTLSFPFKQDTLSTPLLLMSGVIVSVVVVVITEVLNHIDTKCRQQCVSAASVVYCVKSYAIFLAGFILQQLVVEVVKNRTGVLRPNFFDVCKPQFNTSLCPSYITRYTCTGDDQKEIRNSRLSFPSGHSSLSMYIAVFFCMYIENRLQISFSRILKLFLQASLILMAILCGVDRIIDNKHHPSDVAAGFLLGVIVAVVMYHQVCWKYYKTTEEMQLHCNENRSCGCCGFLQSPNIEVQTSTNDDVDGLTNSNNTTVSTKQLIASPFNIRRHFSTPVTPTRWEDVV